One region of Eretmochelys imbricata isolate rEreImb1 chromosome 2, rEreImb1.hap1, whole genome shotgun sequence genomic DNA includes:
- the LOC144260608 gene encoding C-C chemokine receptor type 8-like: MTVTSPFQNTTEYNYVYDEGTSPCSEGNGFSRFKSLFLPIVYCLVFVFCLMGNALVICVLLTRKKVTTMTDVCLLNLAISDLLFVVPLPFQAHYASEEWIFGNAVCKIMAGIYYIGFYSSIFFITLMSIDRYIAIVHAVYAMRVRTATCGIIISLLLWMTAGLAAIPNMAFTQEVEIEQSLKCVPKYLPGKETWRFFTQFEVNILGLLIPLSILIYCYSHILKKLQSCKNRNKIKAIKLIFIIVVIFFLFWAPFNIVLFLDSLQNLHIINDCETSQRLALALQLTESISFIHCCLNPVIYAFAGEMFKAHLKKIFQTCIRRISGSNSANHSHSLPTQVLGYSDSDRVL; the protein is encoded by the coding sequence ATGACTGTTACAAGCCCTTTCCAAAACACCACAGAATATAACTATGTGTATGATGAAGGTACCTCTCCTTGCAGTGAGGGCAATGGTTTCAGCAGGTTTAAATCACTGTTTCTTCCAATAGTTTACTGCCTGGTGTTTGTCTTCTGCCTAATGGGAAATGCCTTGGTCATATGTGTACTCTTGACTAGGAAGAAAGTCACCACTATGACTGACGTGTGTTTGCTCAACCTTGCAATCTCTGACCTGCTCTTTGTTGTCCCCCTCCCATTTCAAGCTCACTATGCTTCAGAAGAATGGATTTTTGGAAATGCAGTGTGTAAAATAATGGCTGGCATTTATTACATAGGCTTTTACAGTAGCATTTTCTTTATAACCCTCATGAGCATAGACAGGTACATAGCAATCGTTCATGCTGTCTATGCTATGAGAGTTCGGACAGCCACTTGTGGCATAATTATAAGCTTACTCCTGTGGATGACGGCTGGTTTGGCTGCCATACCAAATATGGCGTTTACCCAAGAAGTGGAAATTGAACAGTCTCTCAAGTGCGTCCCCAAATATCTTCCAGGCAAAGAGACCTGGCGATTTTTCACTCAGTTTGAAGTCAACATCTTGGGCCTTTTGATCCCGCTCAGCATCCTCATTTACTGCTACTCACACATCCTGaaaaaactgcagagctgcaaAAACCGGAACAAGATCAAAGCCATCAAGCTGATTTTCATCATCGTGGTCATCTTCTTCCTTTTCTGGGCTCCCTTCAACATTGTGCTTTTTCTAGACTCTCTGCAGAACTTGCACATCATCAACGACTGCGAGACGAGCCAAAGGCTAGCGCTGGCCCTGCAGTTGACCGAATCAATCTCCTTCATCCACTGCTGCCTGAACCCGGTGATCTATGCTTTCGCTGGTGAGATGTTTAAAGCTCAccttaaaaaaatattccaaacCTGCATCCGTCGCATTTCTGGTAGCAATTCAGCCAATCATTCTCACTCCTTGCCCACTCAAGTGTTAGGCTATTCTGATAGTGACCGAGTTCTGTGA